A stretch of Caldisericaceae bacterium DNA encodes these proteins:
- a CDS encoding acyl-CoA carboxylase subunit beta codes for MSMDDRLKELEEKKSKIIKTDPQIVEKQHQKGKLTARERIDLLVDPDSFEEFDIFVKTRSTYFELDKKFIPADGVVTGVGRVNGRRVAIYSQDFTAMGGSLGEMHALKIVKMQEMALSLGIPFIALNDSGGARIQEGVDSLRGYGDIFYRNVKASGVIPQISVQLGPTAGGAVYSPALMDFIIMTEKATMYITGPNVVEAVTGEKVTHEQLGGGLIHNEKSGVAHFLAKDDNEAIELVKKLLSYIPDNYLQDPPEVESDDSSDRETPNLYQIVPDEPNLAFDVKDVINEVVDKGTFFEVHESYARNAVVGFARLNGKTVGIVANQPVYLAGVLDINSSDKIARFVRFCDAFNIPLITFVDTPGYMPGTQQEHNGVIRHGAKILYAYSEATVPKLTVILRKAYGGAYIAMCSRHLGADVVYAFPQAEIAVMGAEGAASIIFAKEIASSPNPNETKAKKILEYSEQFSNPYLAGERGYVDDVIDPKDTRKKLIYMIEYLNSKYEDLPKKKHGNIPF; via the coding sequence ATGTCGATGGATGACAGATTAAAGGAACTTGAGGAGAAGAAATCAAAGATCATTAAAACTGATCCTCAAATTGTAGAGAAACAACATCAAAAGGGTAAACTCACAGCTCGAGAAAGGATTGACCTTTTAGTTGATCCCGATTCTTTTGAAGAATTTGACATCTTTGTTAAAACACGTTCAACCTATTTTGAACTTGATAAAAAATTTATCCCAGCTGATGGAGTAGTAACAGGTGTTGGCAGAGTTAACGGAAGAAGGGTTGCGATATACTCTCAAGACTTTACAGCGATGGGTGGCTCTTTAGGAGAGATGCATGCTCTTAAAATTGTTAAAATGCAGGAAATGGCTCTTTCGCTTGGTATTCCGTTTATTGCGCTAAATGACTCAGGTGGAGCAAGGATACAGGAAGGTGTAGATTCGCTAAGAGGTTATGGAGATATATTTTATAGAAACGTTAAAGCCTCAGGCGTTATTCCTCAAATTTCTGTTCAGTTGGGACCTACAGCAGGTGGTGCCGTTTATTCACCAGCTCTTATGGATTTTATCATCATGACGGAGAAAGCAACCATGTATATAACAGGGCCAAACGTTGTAGAAGCTGTAACAGGAGAGAAAGTTACTCACGAACAGCTTGGTGGTGGTTTAATCCATAACGAGAAAAGTGGAGTTGCACATTTCCTTGCAAAAGATGATAATGAGGCAATTGAATTAGTGAAAAAGTTATTGAGTTATATTCCTGACAATTATTTGCAAGATCCACCTGAGGTTGAATCAGATGATTCTTCAGATAGAGAAACTCCTAACTTATATCAAATTGTTCCAGATGAACCTAATTTAGCTTTTGATGTAAAAGATGTAATAAACGAAGTTGTAGATAAAGGAACATTCTTTGAAGTTCATGAATCTTACGCAAGGAATGCAGTTGTTGGCTTTGCAAGACTAAATGGCAAAACGGTTGGGATTGTAGCAAATCAACCTGTATATCTTGCTGGAGTGCTTGACATAAATTCGTCTGATAAAATAGCGAGGTTTGTTAGATTTTGTGATGCGTTTAACATTCCTCTTATAACATTTGTTGATACACCAGGTTATATGCCTGGAACACAGCAGGAGCATAACGGCGTTATTCGGCATGGTGCAAAGATTCTATATGCCTATTCAGAAGCAACGGTTCCTAAATTAACAGTTATTTTAAGAAAGGCATATGGTGGTGCATACATTGCAATGTGCTCAAGACATCTTGGTGCTGATGTTGTTTATGCTTTTCCTCAGGCAGAAATAGCGGTAATGGGTGCAGAAGGTGCAGCTAGCATAATTTTTGCTAAAGAAATTGCATCTTCACCAAATCCTAATGAAACAAAAGCAAAAAAGATTTTAGAATACAGTGAGCAATTCTCAAATCCTTACCTTGCAGGGGAAAGAGGGTATGTTGACGATGTAATCGACCCAAAGGATACAAGAAAAAAACTCATTTATATGATT